The Argonema galeatum A003/A1 genomic sequence AACAGCCCTTTTAGAGTCATTCAAAACTGATGAACTCTCCTTAGAAACCATTGCTGAAGAAGTGGAAGCAGTCAGAAGCGAAATTTATGCCAGAAAACCAGCCCATTAAAGTAATTATAGACACGAATCTTTGGATTAGCTTCTTGATTGGCAAAGAATTAGTTAATCTCAGCAAGAAATCCGGTTTCTGATAAAGCGTGCAAGTTATCAGTTACAACGCACTATTTTAGAAACTTGACAATCTCAACTCTCCTTAAATTTAGGATAGATTTCAAACGCTAATTGTGACCCATAAAAACAAACATCAAACTCAGTAAAAAAATTAGTTCTTCCTAAAAGAATCGGAATATTATTCACATTAGTCCAAGCAAAAGCTAACTGAACTGGCTCAAAGTCCCCTACTGTTGCCAAAACTAATAACCCCTTTGCTTCAGCACTTGCTAAATTACCCGCTAAAGTAACAGAAAATCTTTGCTCTTCCCAAATTGCTCCTAATTGTAACCCAATATTATACGGCAAAACATTAATACTAGCTCCTGTATCCAGTAAACCCATAACATCAACAGAACGATTTTGATAAGTTAGTGTTAAAGGCAAATACGGAACATTAGCTAAAACACCAAACTCATCTCGTTTAGGTTGAAAAGGATATCGCCTAGCATTAAACATTTTGAGTTTGCTTCTGTTCTATTTCTAGTAACTTCATTAGTTGTTCTGCTGCCAGATGAGATGTATGCACTGCACCAATAATTTCGGCGGCTTCATTACCGATGATAATTCCTTCGTCTTTCGCCAATTCAGCCGTTAAAAACTGGAGCAATTGAAATTTATCAGCACGAGATAACTGCCGAAGTTGTGTTAATAATTCAGGATTTGACATACAACAACCTTGAATTTATTTTTGTATCTTAGCACTACCCCAAGGATTTCACCAAACCCTCTAACTCCTCTGCATCGATCGCGTAGCGTCTCGTAGGGAATCGCAGGAAATTCGATAACCCCAATAACCCCGCCAACCATATTTACCTACAACTAATCAAAAAATACCACTGCCCCAAATCCACAGAAGGATATTTTAAGTACATTTCACCTACGGT encodes the following:
- a CDS encoding retroviral-like aspartic protease — translated: MFNARRYPFQPKRDEFGVLANVPYLPLTLTYQNRSVDVMGLLDTGASINVLPYNIGLQLGAIWEEQRFSVTLAGNLASAEAKGLLVLATVGDFEPVQLAFAWTNVNNIPILLGRTNFFTEFDVCFYGSQLAFEIYPKFKES